The Osmerus eperlanus chromosome 25, fOsmEpe2.1, whole genome shotgun sequence genome contains a region encoding:
- the abhd17b gene encoding alpha/beta hydrolase domain-containing protein 17B produces MNHLSLSELCCLFCCPPCPSKIASKLAFLPPEPTYSLMSDDSGSRWTLHLSERADWQYSAREKDAIECFMTRTARGNRIACMFVRCSPSARYTLLFSHGNAVDLGQMSSFYIGLGSRINCNVFSYDYSGYGASSGKPSEKNLYADVDAAWQALRTRYGIRPENVIVYGQSIGTVPSVDLAARYESAAVVLHSPLTSGMRVAFPDTKKTYCFDAFPNIDKISKVTSPVLVIHGTEDEVIDFSHGLALYERCQRPVEPLWVEGAGHNDVELYGQYLERLKQFVAHELANL; encoded by the exons ATGAACCACCTGTCCCTCAGCGAGCTGTGCTGCCTGTTCTGCTGCCCGCCGTGCCCCAGCAAGATCGCCTCCAAGCTGGCCTTCCTGCCCCCGGAGCCCACCTACAGCCTGATGAGCGACGACAGTGGCAGCCGCTGGACCCTGCACCTGTCGGAGCGCGCCGACTGGCAGTACTCGGCCCGCGAGAAGGACGCCATCGAGTGCTTCATGACGCGCACGGCCCGCGGCAACCGCATCGCCTGCATGTTCGTGCGCTGCTCGCCGAGCGCCCGCTACACGCTGCTGTTCTCCCACGGCAACGCGGTGGACCTGGGCCAAATGAGCAGCTTCTACATCGGCCTGGGCTCCCGGATCAACTGCAACGTGTTCTCGTACGACTACTCGGGCTACGGCGCCAGCTCCGGGAAGCCCTCCGAGAAGAACCTGTACGCCGATGTGGACGCCGCCTGGCAGGCCCTGCGCACACG GTACGGTATCCGCCCGGAGAACGTGATCGTGTACGGGCAGAGCATCGGCACGGTGCCGTCGGTGGACCTGGCGGCTCGCTACGAGAGCGCCGCCGTGGTGCTgcactcccccctcacctccggcaTGAGGGTGGCCTTCCCCGACACCAAGAAGACCTACTGCTTCGACGCCTTCCCCAA CATCGATAAGATCTCCAAGGTGACGTCCCCGGTGCTGGTGATCCACGGGACGGAGGACGAGGTGATCGACTTCTCCCACGGCCTGGCGCTGTACGAGCGCTGCCAGCGGCCCGTGGAGCcgctctgggtggagggggcgggccACAACGATGTGGAGCTCTACGGACAGTACCTGGAGCGCTTGAAACAGTTTGTGGCGCACGAGCTCGCCAACTTGTAA